CCCGCACCACTACACGGCGATCGCCTCCCGCGCCGATCACGTCGCAGAGCTCATGCACTCGGTGCTGGGCGACGCCGCCGATCGCACCGCCGTGCTGGAGCGCTTCGTGGGCGGCGTGTCCGTGGAGGACGCGGCGATCCTTCGTCAGCTGCTCGGGCGCACGAGCTGAGTCCTCTGCGATGATCGAGCTCGCGGAGGTCGACGCCGCACTCACCGGCGCACTGGTGATCCCGCACGGCGTCGTCATCGCGGCCGCCGCCCTGCTCGGCGCCCTGGCTCTCGCCCTGGCCTGGCCGGTGCCAGTGCTCCTCTCCCGCGCCGCGTGGCCGATGCGGATGCCGGTGATGGCTCTGCTGCTCTGGCAGGCGATCGGGCTGGCCGGAGGCCTGTCGATGATCGGGGCCCTCGCGCTGGCCGGATACTCCGCGCTTCCCGAGCATCCGCTCCTCGCCCTGATCCCCGCGCTGGCCTTCGCCGTCTACCTGCTGGCGCATCTGGGCGTGACGATCGTGCAGGTGACGCGTCAGCGGCACCGGCACCTGGCACTGCTCGAGCTGCTCACGTCCCCGCATCCGACCCGGGCGCGCACGCGGGTGATCGACGACGCCGTGCCGGTGGCGTACTGCCTTCCGAACGGCGCGCGGTCGGTGACCGTGCTCTCGCAGGGTCTGCTGGACCGGCTGGATGCGGATGAGCTGGTCGCCGTGATCGCCCACGAGCGCGCGCACGTCGAGCAGCGGCACGATCTGCTGCTGCTCGCGTTCCGCGCCTGGCGCTCGGCGCTGCCCTGGTTCCCGATCGCCGCCCGCGCCGAGGTCGAAGTGGCGGCGCTCGTGGAGATGCTCGCCGACGACCACGCGCGCCGCGAGGTGCGCGACGAGGTGCTCGCCCGCGCGATCCTGCAGGTCGGTGCCGCAGGCGTCTCCGGTGCTGTGGCGGATCAGCCGGTTTCCGGGTCGACGCGCGTGAGCGACCGGTTCCGCCGACTCGCCGCCTGAGTCAGCGCGCCACGGGCTCGTCGACCGGGAGGCGGATGCCGGCGGCGAGCCGCACGATCGCATCGCCTTCCCGACGGTCGGCGACGCGGTGCGAGACGAGCAGCACGACGCGGTCCGCGGTGGCCGCGCGGACGTCGGCCATCATGGCAGCCGCGGTCGGCTCGTCGAGGTGCGCGGTGGGCTCGTCGAGCAGGATCACGTCC
Above is a genomic segment from Microbacterium sp. W4I4 containing:
- a CDS encoding M56 family metallopeptidase, which gives rise to MIELAEVDAALTGALVIPHGVVIAAAALLGALALALAWPVPVLLSRAAWPMRMPVMALLLWQAIGLAGGLSMIGALALAGYSALPEHPLLALIPALAFAVYLLAHLGVTIVQVTRQRHRHLALLELLTSPHPTRARTRVIDDAVPVAYCLPNGARSVTVLSQGLLDRLDADELVAVIAHERAHVEQRHDLLLLAFRAWRSALPWFPIAARAEVEVAALVEMLADDHARREVRDEVLARAILQVGAAGVSGAVADQPVSGSTRVSDRFRRLAA